From the genome of Streptococcus marmotae, one region includes:
- a CDS encoding Xaa-Pro dipeptidyl-peptidase, with translation MRFNQFSYIQTSQKDMLAELESLGFAFQPEVSNKENLEHFVRKVFFLTTNTDITLSNHIADWETDLLTFFQSESELDPQIFYQVAFQLLGFVPGVDYLDVMDFVSRTQFPITYGNLIENLYQLLATRTKSGNTLIDQLISDGLIPEDQTYHFFNGKSLATFATNQIIREVVYVETPVDTTKSGQTDIVKVSILRPAFSGKVPAVITNSPYHQGVNDQASDKALHNMEGQLATKAPHTITVTPTDIETLPADERPLPTSTATEKVGHISSYSLNDYFLARGFASIHVSGVGTLGSTGMMTSGDYQQVYSFKAVIDWLNGRARAYTDHTRSQIVKADWANGKVATTGLSYLGTLSNALATTGVEGLEVIIAEAGISSWYDYYRENGLVTSPGGYPGEDLDSLTALTYSRSLQAGDFLRSKSQYQTAFEAEIQALDRTSGDYNQYWHDRNYLLHADKVQCEVVFTHGSQDWNVKPIHVWNMFHALPDHVAKHLFFHNGAHVYMNNWQSIDFRESMNALLTKRLLDQENHYQLPKVIWQDNSAEQSWVELEQFGGQKEELFPLGKGMNTISNQYPEEQFTKYGKAYPSFLQDLFDDKAQQITIDIPITEELQLNGRACLHLRVKSSVAKGLLSAQLLDFGANKRFAPIPSMKVRASLDNGRFYAAENLMELPFVESLYRVVSKGYLNLQNRTDLLTIEAVPADEWMDIEWELQPTIYKFSKDSTLRLVLYTTDFECTIRDNSDWQIAVDLEQSTLTLPHE, from the coding sequence ATGCGTTTTAATCAATTTTCTTATATCCAAACATCCCAAAAAGACATGCTAGCAGAGTTAGAAAGCCTAGGATTTGCCTTCCAACCTGAAGTGAGCAACAAGGAAAATTTGGAACACTTTGTCCGTAAGGTTTTCTTTTTGACGACCAATACGGATATCACCTTGTCCAATCACATCGCTGACTGGGAGACGGACCTCTTGACCTTCTTTCAATCAGAGAGCGAATTAGATCCTCAGATTTTTTATCAGGTGGCTTTCCAGTTATTGGGCTTTGTCCCTGGAGTCGACTATCTAGACGTCATGGACTTTGTGTCAAGAACGCAATTTCCGATTACCTACGGCAATCTGATTGAAAATCTCTACCAATTACTCGCAACACGCACCAAGTCTGGCAATACCCTCATTGATCAACTAATCAGCGACGGTCTAATCCCAGAGGATCAAACCTACCATTTTTTCAACGGAAAATCCTTAGCAACTTTTGCAACAAATCAGATTATCCGTGAAGTCGTGTATGTTGAAACACCCGTTGATACGACCAAATCCGGACAGACAGATATTGTCAAGGTATCTATTTTACGCCCTGCTTTTTCAGGAAAAGTTCCTGCTGTCATCACCAATAGTCCCTATCATCAAGGAGTCAACGACCAAGCCAGCGACAAGGCTCTTCACAACATGGAAGGCCAATTAGCTACCAAAGCGCCCCACACCATTACAGTTACGCCAACCGATATCGAAACTCTCCCTGCTGATGAGCGCCCGCTTCCTACTAGCACTGCAACTGAGAAGGTCGGCCATATCAGCTCTTACTCACTCAATGACTATTTCTTAGCTCGTGGCTTTGCGAGTATCCATGTATCAGGTGTTGGAACTCTCGGTTCAACAGGTATGATGACATCCGGTGATTACCAGCAAGTTTATAGCTTTAAGGCTGTCATTGATTGGTTAAATGGTCGTGCAAGAGCCTATACAGATCACACTCGCTCACAAATTGTGAAGGCTGACTGGGCAAATGGAAAGGTGGCAACGACTGGCTTATCTTATTTGGGTACCCTGTCAAATGCCCTTGCGACAACAGGTGTAGAAGGTCTCGAGGTCATCATTGCTGAAGCTGGGATTTCTTCCTGGTATGACTATTATCGTGAAAACGGATTGGTGACAAGTCCTGGAGGGTATCCTGGTGAAGACTTGGATAGTTTAACAGCTCTCACCTATTCTCGGAGCCTACAAGCAGGTGATTTCTTACGTAGCAAATCCCAATACCAAACTGCATTTGAAGCTGAAATACAGGCACTTGATCGCACATCAGGCGACTATAATCAATATTGGCATGACCGAAATTATCTCCTCCATGCAGATAAGGTCCAATGCGAGGTCGTCTTTACCCACGGCTCACAAGATTGGAATGTGAAACCTATTCATGTGTGGAATATGTTCCATGCTCTGCCAGACCATGTGGCCAAACACCTCTTTTTCCACAATGGGGCACATGTCTACATGAACAATTGGCAGTCTATTGATTTTAGAGAGTCGATGAATGCTCTGCTCACAAAAAGATTGCTCGACCAAGAGAATCACTATCAGCTTCCTAAGGTCATTTGGCAAGATAACAGTGCAGAGCAAAGTTGGGTAGAACTAGAGCAATTTGGGGGACAAAAGGAAGAATTATTCCCTCTTGGAAAAGGAATGAACACCATTTCCAACCAATATCCTGAGGAGCAATTTACCAAATACGGCAAGGCCTATCCGAGCTTCCTACAAGACCTCTTTGACGATAAGGCCCAGCAAATTACAATTGACATCCCTATCACAGAAGAGCTACAGCTAAATGGTCGAGCATGCCTTCATCTCCGCGTCAAATCAAGCGTAGCAAAAGGACTTCTTTCTGCTCAATTGCTAGACTTTGGAGCCAACAAGCGATTCGCACCTATCCCTAGTATGAAAGTCCGTGCTAGCCTTGATAATGGTCGCTTCTATGCTGCTGAAAATCTAATGGAACTTCCATTTGTAGAAAGCCTCTACCGTGTGGTCAGCAAGGGCTACCTAAACTTACAAAACCGTACGGATCTCTTGACCATCGAAGCAGTACCTGCTGACGAATGGATGGACATTGAATGGGAATTGCAGCCAACCATTTACAAATTCAGCAAAGATAGCACACTACGACTGGTGCTATACACAACAGACTTTGAGTGCACCATTCGTGACAACAGCGACTGGCAAATAGCCGTCGACTTAGAACAGTCAACTTTGACTCTACCGCATGAATAA
- the gla gene encoding aquaglyceroporin Gla: protein MDVAVHVKYITEFLATALMIIIGNGTVANVDLKGTKGNNSGWILIAIGYGLAVMMPALMFGNVSGNHINPAFTIGLAVSGYFDWALVPGYIAAQFLGAMAGQAVVVGVYRPYFLKTENSNHVLGSFSTISALDDGTTASRKASWVNGFLNEFFGSFVLFFGAMSITKHYFGAELLGFLAEQGADLSDAAAKMQITHYLNPGLNVAHMGLGFLVMALVAAVGGPTGPALNPARDLGPRILHQLLPQAVLGQAKADSKWWYAWVPVVAPIAAGISAIALYKLIYG, encoded by the coding sequence ATGGACGTAGCGGTACATGTAAAGTACATTACAGAATTTCTTGCGACAGCGCTCATGATTATTATAGGGAACGGGACTGTAGCAAATGTTGATTTAAAGGGCACAAAAGGAAACAACTCAGGTTGGATCTTGATTGCTATTGGTTATGGGTTAGCGGTCATGATGCCGGCCTTGATGTTTGGGAACGTTTCTGGTAACCACATCAACCCAGCCTTTACAATTGGTTTAGCCGTATCAGGTTATTTTGATTGGGCCTTGGTTCCAGGTTATATTGCAGCACAGTTTCTTGGTGCGATGGCAGGTCAAGCAGTGGTTGTTGGCGTTTACCGCCCTTACTTCTTGAAGACTGAAAATTCAAATCATGTCTTGGGATCATTCTCAACGATTTCAGCATTAGATGACGGCACGACAGCTAGCCGTAAAGCATCATGGGTCAACGGATTCTTGAATGAGTTCTTCGGGTCATTTGTCTTGTTTTTTGGTGCGATGTCGATTACAAAGCACTACTTTGGTGCAGAACTTCTTGGCTTCTTAGCAGAACAAGGTGCAGATTTATCAGATGCAGCAGCAAAAATGCAAATCACACATTACTTGAACCCAGGATTGAACGTAGCTCATATGGGACTAGGTTTCTTGGTAATGGCGCTTGTAGCAGCAGTCGGTGGCCCAACTGGACCAGCGCTTAACCCAGCTCGTGACTTGGGTCCACGTATCTTGCACCAATTATTGCCACAAGCTGTTCTTGGTCAAGCAAAAGCAGATTCAAAATGGTGGTATGCCTGGGTACCCGTTGTTGCACCAATCGCAGCAGGTATCAGCGCTATTGCACTTTATAAACTAATCTACGGATAA
- a CDS encoding CppA family protein, with amino-acid sequence MMKEKNMIPAIRINNRRINQAFLEGHLGFKTHLEDGAFVELGATASAVTKLVLIESPSMRTRAVVGLKKLHKVVIQVVNPLEIEALLARGSRFTKLYKGANGYAFESISPENDTFLLHAEEDVTKLVEILPPVAFRSMEDFEKLTDFSVEKIILNTPQPEVSRAFYQNILPGQEVVAFREAVGQDLLAEAGKTWDIDSLRIPVAADMDWSRLEEKLQVPFFKDKKERFLQTSDGSNIELWFEK; translated from the coding sequence ATGATGAAAGAGAAAAATATGATTCCTGCGATTCGAATTAACAATCGTAGGATAAATCAAGCATTTTTAGAAGGCCATCTAGGTTTTAAGACCCATCTGGAAGATGGCGCCTTTGTTGAACTAGGTGCGACTGCAAGTGCAGTAACCAAGTTGGTCTTGATTGAGTCGCCAAGTATGCGGACAAGGGCTGTTGTGGGCTTGAAAAAGCTCCATAAAGTCGTAATTCAGGTAGTAAATCCGTTAGAAATTGAAGCCTTGCTAGCACGTGGTAGTCGCTTTACCAAACTCTATAAAGGGGCTAATGGCTATGCCTTTGAAAGTATATCGCCAGAAAATGACACTTTTTTGCTTCATGCAGAAGAAGATGTAACAAAACTTGTGGAGATCTTGCCACCAGTAGCCTTTCGCTCCATGGAGGATTTTGAGAAGTTAACAGATTTCTCTGTTGAAAAAATTATTCTCAATACTCCTCAGCCTGAGGTCAGTCGTGCTTTCTATCAAAATATCTTACCAGGACAGGAAGTAGTAGCCTTTCGTGAAGCTGTTGGACAGGACTTATTGGCGGAAGCAGGAAAAACATGGGATATCGATAGTTTGCGGATTCCAGTTGCTGCTGATATGGATTGGTCAAGGTTGGAGGAGAAACTGCAAGTTCCTTTCTTTAAAGACAAGAAAGAGCGCTTTTTACAGACCAGCGATGGAAGCAATATTGAACTGTGGTTTGAAAAATGA
- a CDS encoding serine hydrolase domain-containing protein — protein MKAILEKIEQQMAERLYRGASLALYHHDSWHDYYIGHSEENVVTQAGLIYDLASVSKVVGVGTVLIFLLEEGIIALDKPLKTYYPPFHDASITLRQLVTHTTGIDPYIANRDSLSFEELKAAIDQIQVTADKDFHYTDINLILLGFMLEELLGQPLDRILQERVFTPWSMAETQFGPVQSAVPTVKGEQAGLVHDPKARLLGLHCGSAGLFSTLADLKSFLNHYLKGKFARNLAQNISFSKPRSIVWNLENGGWLDHTGYTGPFIMVNPEKQLAAIFLTNRTYDEDNRPLWIEKRKELYQVIVETLEQSL, from the coding sequence ATGAAGGCTATCTTAGAAAAAATTGAGCAGCAGATGGCTGAGCGTTTATATCGTGGTGCTAGTTTAGCCCTCTATCACCACGATAGCTGGCACGATTACTATATCGGCCATAGCGAAGAAAATGTCGTGACTCAAGCAGGATTGATCTATGATTTGGCATCTGTTTCCAAGGTTGTCGGAGTAGGCACAGTCCTGATTTTTTTGCTAGAAGAAGGAATTATTGCGCTGGATAAGCCATTAAAAACCTACTATCCACCATTTCATGATGCCAGTATTACCCTTCGCCAACTGGTCACTCATACGACAGGGATTGATCCCTATATTGCCAATCGAGATAGTTTAAGTTTTGAAGAGCTGAAAGCGGCAATTGACCAGATTCAGGTGACGGCTGATAAGGATTTTCACTATACTGACATCAACCTAATTTTGCTTGGCTTTATGTTGGAAGAATTACTGGGGCAGCCCCTTGATAGAATCTTACAGGAGCGTGTTTTTACACCATGGAGCATGGCAGAAACACAATTTGGACCAGTTCAGTCGGCTGTGCCAACGGTCAAGGGAGAGCAGGCAGGTTTGGTACATGATCCCAAAGCTAGGTTGCTAGGGCTTCATTGTGGCTCAGCAGGTCTCTTTTCGACATTGGCAGACTTGAAAAGCTTTCTCAACCATTATTTGAAAGGGAAATTTGCGAGGAATTTGGCTCAGAATATCAGTTTCTCAAAACCCCGTTCAATCGTTTGGAATCTTGAAAATGGCGGTTGGCTAGACCATACAGGTTATACAGGTCCTTTTATCATGGTCAATCCTGAAAAGCAATTGGCAGCCATTTTTCTCACCAATCGCACCTATGATGAAGATAATCGTCCCTTGTGGATTGAGAAGCGAAAAGAGCTGTATCAAGTGATTGTCGAGACCTTGGAGCAAAGTCTCTAG